A single window of Oxyura jamaicensis isolate SHBP4307 breed ruddy duck chromosome 3, BPBGC_Ojam_1.0, whole genome shotgun sequence DNA harbors:
- the ODC1 gene encoding ornithine decarboxylase — protein sequence MNNFSNEEFEFAFLDEGFTAKDILDQKINEVSSSDDKDAFYVADLGDIVKKHMRWHKALPRVTPFYAVKCNDSKAVVKTLAALGAGFDCASKTEIQLVQSIGVPPERIIYANPCKQISQIKHAASSGVQMMTFDSEVELMKVARAHPKAKLVLRITTDDSKAVCRLSVKFGATLKTSRLLLERARELDLAIVGVSFHVGSGCTDPETFVQAISDARCVFDMGAELGFNMYLLDIGGGFPGSEDVKLKFEEITSVINPALDKYFPLDSGIKIIAEPGRYYVASAFTLAVNIIAKKIVLKEQTGSDDEDDVNDKTLMYYVNDGVYGSFNCILYDHAHVKPVLQKRPKPDDSCYSCSIWGPTCDGLDRIVERFNMPELQVGDWILFENMGAYTVAAASTFNGFQRPTIHYVMSRPAWQLMQQIKEQGFLAEVEEQDVASLPLSCAWESGIEYPATCASASINV from the exons ATGAATAACTTCAGCAATGAAGAATTTGAATTCGCCTTCCTTGATGAAGGCTTTACTGCCAAGGATATCCttgaccaaaaaataaatgaagtgtcATCTTCT GATGATAAAGATGCCTTCTATGTTGCTGACCTCGGGGATATTGTAAAGAAGCACATGCGGTGGCATAAAGCCCTTCCTCGAGTAACCCCCTTCTATGCCGTCAAATGTAATGACAGCAAAGCTGTAGTGAAGACTCTTGCTGCTCTTGGTGCAGGATTTGATTGTGCCAGTAAG ACGGAAATACAGCTGGTACAGAGCATCGGTGTACCTCCGGAGCGAATAATATATGCAAATCCCTGCAAACAGATATCTCAGATCAAACATGCTGCTAGCAGTGGTGTACAGATGATGACATTTGATAGTGAAGTAGAACTAATGAAAGTTGCAAGGGCCCATCCAAAAGCCAA aTTAGTCTTGCGCATCACAACTGATGACTCCAAAGCAGTTTGTCGTCTGAGTGTCAAATTTGGAGCTACGCTTAAGACGAGCAGGCTTCTTCTGGAGCGTGCAAGAGAACTGGACCTTGCCATTGTTGGTGTTAG TTTCCATGTTGGTAGTGGATGTACAGACCCAGAGACGTTTGTTCAAGCCATTTCTGATGCCCGCTGTGTGTTCGATATGGGA gCTGAACTTGGCTTCAACATGTATCTGCTTGACATCGGTGGTGGATTCCCTGGCTCTGAAGATGTCAAGCTCAAGTTTGAAGAG ATCACAAGTGTAATCAACCCAGCACTGGATAAATACTTTCCTTTGGATTCTGGAATAAAAATTATTGCAGAGCCAGGAAGATACTATGTTGCATCAGCATTCACACTGGCAGTCAATATCATTGCcaaaaaaattgtattaaagGAGCAAACAGGTTCTGATG ATGAAGATGATGTGAATGACAAAACGCTTATGTACTATGTGAACGATGGAGTCTATGGGTCGTTCAACTGCATCTTGTATGACCATGCACATGTTAAACCAGTTCTGCAAAAG CGGCCTAAACCAGATGACAGCTGCTATTCCTGCAGCATATGGGGACCAACATGCGATGGCCTCGATCGTATTGTTGAGCGCTTTAACATGCCAGAGCTGCAAGTTGGTGACTGGATCCTGTTTGAAAACATGGGTGCCTATACTGTTGCAGCAGCTTCTACTTTCAATGGATTCCAGAGGCCAACAATACATTATGTGATGTCAAGACCAGCATG gcaACTAATGCAGCAGATTAAGGAGCAAGGGTTCCTAGCTGAAGTGGAGGAGCAGGACGTTGCTAGTCTGCCACTCTCTTGTGCCTGGGAAAGCGGAATCGAATATCCGGCGACTTGTGCTTCGGCTAGTATTAATGTATAG